The following proteins come from a genomic window of Crassostrea angulata isolate pt1a10 chromosome 1, ASM2561291v2, whole genome shotgun sequence:
- the LOC128165576 gene encoding uncharacterized protein LOC128165576 produces MLLSVPREILRTYSSTCVALKARRFSQFASRRSQTSGIFYISPCWLHSKRQVQRSHTRENVAAHADNSSSSLRSVYQNVKETLSRVTEKTEPISSVAELAVRYITVHSLTDFYIECPHGILFDACYVDSHPDGVFCADLKTVVILPGSPGSHLDVLPLMRPLAKAGHRVITVNFPGYSKTNPILATQDFLFRGATDEKSDFILNFLKELNIDRVDLMVGLGSGCYPALDLAASQTWIKSLALVCPRGHRVFRGITPYEQFERMARMYDNRMYRLLLILRLVVIKYIQRKWNMRHVPILHLMKYIVEVANYQFENMETNVFAVASRQLPVTFVYSGQDNAMETEISEELARLLNLKPEEFCRLDTNLNLIFPGKKKLSQGLYIEEGTHNPLETQEHCDVIALMLIDELKRTTKTSS; encoded by the exons ATGTTACTGTCTGTACCGCGTGAGATACTTCGGACATATTCTTCGACATGTGTTGCTTTAAAAGCTCGCAGATTTTCACAGTTTGCGAGCAGACGTAGTCAGACCTCAGGCATATTCTACATATCTCCGTGCTGGTTACACTCTAAACGACAGGTACAGAGATCACACACCAGAGAAAATGTGGCCGCCCACGCAGACAACAGCTCGTCTTCGTTAAGGTCTGTGTATCAAAATGTAAAAGAGACACTGTCGCGAGTGACCGAAAAAACGGAACCAATCAGTTCTGTTGCTGAACTCGCCGTAAGATATATCACAGTGCACTCACTCACGGATTTCTACATAGAATGTCCCCACGGTATTCTGTTTGATGCCTGTTATGTAGACTCTCACCCAGATGGCGTCTTTTGCGCGGACCTTAAGACTGTGGTGATACTCCCAGGGAGCCCTGGCTCACACCTTGATGTGTTGCCCCTAATGAGACCCCTAGCCAAGGCCGGTCACAGAGTGATCACTGTTAACTTTCCAG GCTATAGTAAGACTAATCCAATCCTTGCAACACAGGATTTTTTATTCAGAGGAGCTACTGATGAAAAATCTGACTTCATACTTAATTTTCTCAAAGAACTGAACATAGACAG GGTGGACCTGATGGTCGGGCTTGGTTCTGGGTGTTACCCTGCCTTAGACCTGGCCGCCTCACAGACCTGGATTAAATCTCTAGCACTAGTCTGTCCCAGGGGGCACAGGGTCTTCAG AGGTATTACCCCGTATGAACAGTTTGAGAGAATGGCCCGTATGTATGACAACAGGATGTACCGCTTGTTGCTGATACTGAGGCTGGTGGTCATCAAGTACATACAACGGAAGTGGAACATGCGCCATGTCCCGATACTCCACCTGATGAAATACATAGTGGAAGTAGCCAACTACCAGTTTGAGAAT ATGGAAACAAATGTTTTTGCTGTAGCTAGTCGACAGTTGCCTGTGACGTTTGTGTATTCTGGTCAGGATAACGCCATGGAAACCGAGATTTCTGAAGAGCTGGCCAGGCTGCTGAATTTAAAACCTGAAGAGTTTTGCCGACTGGATACAAACCTCAACCTTATATTCCCGG GCAAGAAGAAATTATCCCAAGGTTTATATATAGAGGAAGGGACTCACAATCCACTGGAAACTCAGGAACACTGTGATGTGATAGCATTGATGCTTATAGATGAACTAAAAAGAACTACAAAGACTTCCTCCTGA
- the LOC128165567 gene encoding tripartite motif-containing protein 45-like gives MSVFTSQELSSSNVYHPVMTHSPRVSSKASLRPQIEHVRQKFLECGICRNEYNNNDRKPRVLPCLHSFCDQCVKTLVTRDIIKCSSCKEGYDIPGGDTCNFPVDESREYLINYRKVQSKSGQIICEECDLKKMATSRCRECSQFLCSECTDAHRRTKITKNHGVSSIEDLKEATLEEYQHVHTCKVPGHDDQPFAFFCYSKSCDKPVCALCAVKEHQESKGHEIRSIDDVYLENRRAVEVLMSDVKHRQLSADDTLASIEEINSKLESQQTSVAEEIDSVFDICQKIVERRRNELKNKLDAIVKAKKNRLQRQTEELGQHKRNMDDASEVAGSVTTYSTPSGSLNIKDVIKHRLRDLVEKPFETTPHDNADIKFQQSWLGDEFQKFINSCGAILATSAYPPNTHVEPHDVIIGEKEVAMVVYLFDVDGKQQHEGKVDIRAEVTSPDGKVTQAPVEDYTHSDGCYKVLFLGSKTGKHKGSVYVLGEDINPEGFFFYVVTGRTHSGATFNRDRLRSVATSTPVSGSRTTSPGVDLVLGDVTCPEFVFDTSISHESIEISEDAKSMKAKPLKRSHVGSSNPTESGRLLNYRGTMANVPLYKPGLFYFELAVQYRVTRLIRQGSLFEVALARLGVVDKHQAADSWAVSARGCHVCGKVCLQTWHNGQLLTHNALSHRTPGPPGTSVRLRYGFLLDTVKRHWIIVDAKSNKIIFHFKNLVVSELSEPLWPLFGIQNSEHISVVFQLITGNDVNSIPEAATDALAI, from the exons ATGTCCGTTTTTACTTCTCA GGAATTGTCCTCTTCCAACGTGTATCACCCAGTTATGACGCATTCACCACGCGTCTCCAGCAAGGCGTCATTGCGCCCACAAATTGAACACGTTAGGCAAAAGTTTCTAGAGTGCGGGATATGTAGGAATGAATATAACAACAATGATAGAAAGCCACGCGTCCTTCCTTGCCTTCACTCCTTTTGCGACCAATGCGTCAAAACACTTGTGACGCGTGACATCATAAAGTGTTCGTCCTGTAAAGAGGGTTACGACATACCCGGGGGCGACACTTGTAATTTTCCTGTAGACGAGAGTCGGGAATATCTTATTAACTACAGGAAGGTTCAGTCAAAGTCTGGACAAATCATTTGCGAAGAGTGTGATCTAAAGAAAATGGCTACAAGCCGATGTCGTGAGTGCTCCCAATTTCTCTGCAGCGAGTGTACCGACGCCCACAGAAGGACGAAAATAACCAAAAATCACGGGGTATCTAGCATCGAGGACCTTAAGGAGGCCACGTTGGAGGAGTACCAACACGTGCACACCTGTAAAGTCCCGGGTCATGACGACCAACCATTTGCTTTTTTCTGCTACTCAAAGTCCTGTGACAAGCCTGTATGTGCGTTATGTGCCGTCAAAGAACACCAGGAATCTAAAGGCCACGAGATCAGGAGCATAGACGACGTTTACTTGGAGAACAGACGAGCTGTTGAAGTCCTGATGTCGGACGTTAAACACCGACAACTCTCAGCAGACGACACTCTGGCGTCCATTGAAGAAATCAACTCAAAACTCGAATCACAGCAGACGTCTGTTGCCGAGGAGATCGATTCTGTTTTCGACATATGTCAGAAAATTGTTGAGAGACGGCGAAACGAGCTGAAAAATAAACTAGATGCTATCGTGAAAG CCAAGAAGAATCGGTTGCAGCGGCAAACAGAGGAGCTGGGTCAGCACAAAAGAAACATGGATGACGCTAGCGAAGTCGCCGGAAGTGTTACCACCTACAGTACGCCGTCCGGAAGTCTGAACATCAAAGACGTCATCAAACACCGACTGAGAGACCTAGTAGAAAAGCCATTCGAAACAACACCTCACGACAATGCGGATATCAAG TTTCAGCAAAGTTGGCTCGGTGACGAGTTTCAAAAATTCATCAATAGCTGTGGGGCCATATTGGCAACGTCTGCTTACCCTCCCAACACTCATGTTGAACCCCATGACGTCATCATTGGCGAAAAGGAAGTTGCTATGGTCGTTTATTTGTTCGATGTGGATGGAAAACAACAACATGAAG ggAAGGTTGATATAAGAGCGGAAGTGACTAGTCCTGATGGAAAGGTCACACAGGCTCCAGTGGAAGACTACACGCATTCTGATGGCTGTTACAAAGTCCTGTTCCTGGGGAGTAAGACAGGAAAGCATAAGGGCAGCGTCTACGTGTTAGGTGAAGACATTAACCCGGAAGGATTCTTCTTCTATGTCGTCACAGGTCGAACCCACAGTGGCGCCACCTTCA ACAGAGATCGACTGAGGAGCGTCGCCACATCCACACCGG TTAGCGGAAGTCGCACCACCTCACCTGGAGTGGATCTTGTCCTTGGTGATGTCACAT GTCCCGAGTTTGTTTTTGACACCTCTATTTCGCATGAAAGCATCGAGATTTCAGAAGATGCAAAGAGCATGAAAGCCAAGCCTTTGAAACGTTCCCATGTTGGAAGTTCCAATCCTACAGAATCCGGGCGTCTCCTCAACTACCGAGGCACGATGGCAAACGTGCCTCTCTACAAGCCGGGCCTGTTTTACTTCGAGTTGGCCGTCCAGTACAGGGTGACCCGACTAATCCGGCAGGGCTCACTGTTTGAGGTGGCCCTCGCTCGCCTAGGCGTAGTAGATAAGCATCAAGCTGCTGATTCATGGGCGGTCAGCGCACGTGGTTGTCACGTATGCGGAAAAGTCTGTCTACAGACCTGGCACAATGGCCAGCTGCTTACCCACAATGCCCTATCTCACAGAACGCCTGGTCCTCCCGGCACCAGTGTGCGCCTGCGCTATGGATTTCTTCTGGATACTGTCAAGCGTCATTGGATTATTGTGGATGCCAAATCCAATAAGATTATATTCCATTTCAAAAATCTCGTTGTCTCTGAGCTGTCGGAACCATTATGGCCTCTTTTTGGCATACAAAACTCTGAGCATATTAGCGTTGTGTTTCAGCTTATTACTGGAAATGACGTAAATAGCATTCCCGAGGCCGCAACTGACGCCTTAGCCATCtaa